A genomic window from Exiguobacterium acetylicum DSM 20416 includes:
- a CDS encoding phosphoadenosine phosphosulfate reductase family protein, whose amino-acid sequence MDMNKVKTQKTSDRSALGVLKAGTTPSLSGRKPVHVAMFSGGASSAYVAYHIVQKYGKENCVLFFTDTLWEDIDNYRFMDEVAEYIGMEITTRIDGRTPDEVFHDVKFLGNSRMAKCSEELKVRQTMIYLEELRDEHNLEPILYFGIGPHEQHRAINLQNFYEHNPIEPIETRFPMIETFKGDLDTKEIIRDEWKIALPRMYGLGFSHANCAGRCVRGGLGHYALLYNVWPEQYAEQEAMEERFRSKFEKDVSILKRNGGPFTLREYRELMDRDGIEKYLSEKDDTIPCVCSFS is encoded by the coding sequence ATGGACATGAATAAAGTAAAGACCCAAAAAACCTCTGATCGATCAGCACTAGGTGTATTAAAAGCAGGTACTACTCCTTCATTATCTGGTAGAAAACCAGTGCATGTAGCAATGTTTAGTGGCGGTGCATCTTCGGCCTATGTTGCTTATCATATCGTTCAGAAATACGGCAAAGAAAACTGTGTTCTTTTCTTCACTGATACGCTTTGGGAAGATATCGATAACTATCGATTTATGGATGAAGTAGCAGAGTATATTGGTATGGAGATTACTACTCGAATAGATGGAAGAACGCCAGATGAAGTTTTCCATGACGTTAAGTTTTTGGGGAACTCACGTATGGCTAAATGCTCAGAAGAATTAAAAGTTCGTCAGACGATGATTTATTTAGAAGAACTTCGTGATGAACATAATCTTGAACCTATACTTTATTTCGGTATTGGACCTCATGAGCAGCATCGAGCCATCAATCTTCAAAATTTCTACGAACACAACCCGATCGAACCGATAGAAACGCGTTTTCCTATGATCGAAACTTTTAAAGGCGATCTCGATACGAAGGAAATCATTCGTGACGAGTGGAAAATTGCATTGCCGAGAATGTATGGTTTAGGTTTTTCTCACGCGAACTGCGCGGGTCGATGTGTCCGAGGAGGCTTAGGTCATTACGCTCTTTTATATAATGTCTGGCCCGAGCAATATGCCGAGCAAGAAGCTATGGAAGAACGCTTCCGCAGTAAGTTTGAGAAAGATGTTTCTATTTTAAAGAGAAATGGTGGACCATTCACATTGCGTGAATATAGAGAATTGATGGATAGAGACGGAATTGAGAAATATTTAAGTGAAAAAGACGATACAATTCCTTGTGTATGCTCTTTCTCATAA
- a CDS encoding LacI family DNA-binding transcriptional regulator, which produces MRTIYDLAKMTGFSITTVSKALNNYSDVSEKTKAKIVQAAAEMGYLPNAHAQSLSTKRSWTIGVMFSEAHGVGMMHPFFNAIIESFRKATEQQGYDLIFASRNLRNRDMSYLEHFQHRAVDGIVVICSDQMDQHVQELIQSTIPIVVVDMDSADCSVVYSDNITGGTLAVNHLHELGHRLIAHIAGDTSTDAGRARIEGYQQAMEQLDLPIPGGYLVNGGFFSGEEGKRAMNELLALPERPTAVFVAGDEMAIGAIEAIHEAGLRIPEDISVVGYDDIYMSQYITPKLTTVRQDTETIGQHAASVLIEQIVNKKRVTTRDVIPVNLMVRQSTGPVPE; this is translated from the coding sequence ATGAGAACAATTTATGATTTAGCGAAGATGACCGGTTTTTCAATTACAACGGTCTCAAAAGCCTTAAATAATTATTCGGATGTCAGCGAAAAGACGAAAGCAAAAATCGTCCAAGCAGCAGCCGAGATGGGATACTTACCGAACGCGCACGCCCAGTCGCTCTCGACGAAACGTTCGTGGACGATCGGTGTCATGTTCTCGGAAGCACATGGCGTCGGAATGATGCATCCGTTCTTCAACGCGATCATTGAGAGTTTCCGAAAAGCAACAGAACAACAAGGATATGACCTCATCTTCGCATCGCGGAACTTACGCAATCGCGATATGAGTTACCTCGAGCATTTCCAACACCGGGCAGTCGACGGCATCGTCGTCATCTGTTCTGATCAGATGGACCAGCACGTCCAGGAGTTGATTCAAAGTACGATTCCAATCGTCGTCGTCGACATGGATAGTGCCGATTGTAGTGTCGTCTACTCGGATAACATCACCGGTGGCACACTCGCCGTCAATCATCTGCACGAACTCGGTCATCGGTTGATCGCCCACATTGCGGGGGATACGTCGACAGATGCCGGAAGAGCGCGAATTGAAGGCTATCAGCAAGCGATGGAACAACTTGATTTGCCGATTCCGGGCGGTTATCTCGTCAACGGCGGATTCTTTTCCGGGGAAGAAGGAAAGCGGGCAATGAACGAGTTGCTGGCACTACCTGAACGACCAACAGCCGTCTTTGTTGCCGGGGATGAAATGGCAATCGGTGCGATTGAGGCGATTCATGAAGCCGGGTTACGGATTCCAGAAGACATTTCAGTCGTTGGGTACGATGATATCTACATGTCACAGTACATCACACCGAAACTGACGACAGTCCGACAAGATACGGAAACGATCGGTCAGCATGCAGCATCAGTCTTGATTGAACAAATCGTCAACAAAAAACGGGTCACGACACGTGACGTCATCCCGGTCAACTTAATGGTTCGTCAATCGACAGGTCCAGTACCTGAATAA
- a CDS encoding VOC family protein has product MPINPYLVFNGNTREALTFYAHVFGQELPDIMEFGPGPGPDGQPYPKEMQSLVLHAELIVHGTRLMFSDAMPHDPVTIGQNVTLALHLSDVDVLQKTFDQLAKDGNVIMPIQKTFWSEAYGIVEDAFGVQWQVNHVVSEVSV; this is encoded by the coding sequence ATGCCAATCAATCCGTATCTTGTCTTCAACGGCAACACGCGTGAGGCACTGACGTTCTATGCACACGTCTTTGGTCAAGAACTACCGGACATCATGGAGTTCGGACCAGGTCCCGGTCCTGACGGTCAGCCCTACCCTAAAGAGATGCAGTCACTGGTTCTACATGCTGAACTAATCGTTCATGGTACCCGCTTAATGTTCTCAGACGCAATGCCACATGATCCGGTCACGATCGGTCAGAATGTTACCTTGGCGCTCCACTTATCTGACGTCGATGTGTTACAGAAGACATTTGATCAACTCGCAAAAGACGGTAACGTCATCATGCCGATCCAAAAGACATTCTGGAGTGAAGCATACGGAATCGTCGAAGATGCATTTGGTGTCCAGTGGCAAGTCAATCATGTAGTGAGTGAAGTGTCGGTGTAA